A window from Toxoplasma gondii ME49 chromosome IX, whole genome shotgun sequence encodes these proteins:
- a CDS encoding hypothetical protein (encoded by transcript TGME49_264850) — MRKDRRRREAGKTERQETNCSEGEQEFKKEGSAEGRRSTHKAGERRAPRVRGDDRERGPPQSRGKSRGASGRRNGRKEERRAGSRRSKARDKGRRKGSGQTSGREVAFDKKSRNSGRGKAMQTGGTKREKPAGYGQGENPTSKHEREEKLSGKADLRQEKKQSEKTLELLDRRETVESHQKGRRLSDPTATKRFPPRRKSSLSLFRLFLQDFLHPSDC, encoded by the coding sequence atgcgaaaGGACAGGCGCCGGCGAGAGGcagggaagacagagaggcaggagaccaactgcagcgaaggcgaacaggAGTTCAAAAAGGAAGGCAGCgcggaagggagaagaagcacccacaaagcaggagagaggcgcgcgccTCGCGTTCGAGGCGACGACAGGGAGAGGGGGCCCCCGCAGTCACGTGGAAAGAGCAGGGGTGCGAGTGGACgacgaaacggaagaaaggaagagaggagagcaggaagcaGGCGGAGCAAAGCaagagacaaagggagaagaaaaggaagcggaCAGACAAGCGGGAGAGAAGTCGCTTTCGACAAAAAAAGTCGCAACagcgggagaggaaaggcgatGCAAACAGGggggacgaagagggagaaacccGCAGGGTATGGACAAGGGGAGAATCCGACTTCGAAACatgaacgagaagaaaagctgtCGGGGAAAGCAGACTTGCGtcaggagaaaaagcagtCAGAAAAAACTCTGGAACTCCTCGACCGTCGAGAAACCGTTGAGAGTCACCAGAAGGGCAGGAGACTCTCAGACCCCACAGCGACGAAAAGGTTTCCTCCTCGAAGAAAGAgttcgttgtctctctttcgcctctttctgcAAGACTTTTTACACCCTAGCGACTGTTGA